The Agrococcus carbonis genome has a window encoding:
- the manA gene encoding mannose-6-phosphate isomerase, class I, with translation MFVPIANEPRAYAWGSPSLLAEYLGRTPSGGPEAELWLGAHPGCPARVTAGAHAGRELGQAIAAHGGREPAMLLKVLAAAEPLSLQAHPDAARARAGFAREDAAGVDRDAPHRNYRDPFPKPELIVAVTPFEALSGFRPTGEAVRVLEALARADARIVPVVAHARSGDALAWLLSGAPEVAPAVAAAPAAALAVAGELPVEADTVARLAATHPGDPGILVALLLNRLSLAPGEALYLPAGNLHAYLEGLGIELMGPSDNVLRGGLTPKHVDVAELLAVVDPTPLADPRLPAVELDGAIAYRPAAPFELRRVHGEHRVAEGRALVLAVQPARVEVDGERRELASGEGAWIDSGAAWVVDSGEAWVALERDTPDVAAG, from the coding sequence GTGTTTGTGCCGATCGCCAACGAGCCGAGGGCCTATGCGTGGGGCAGCCCGTCGCTGCTCGCCGAGTACCTCGGCCGCACCCCCTCCGGCGGCCCCGAGGCCGAGCTGTGGCTCGGCGCGCACCCGGGCTGCCCCGCGCGGGTGACGGCGGGCGCGCACGCGGGGCGCGAGCTCGGGCAGGCGATCGCCGCGCACGGCGGGCGAGAGCCCGCGATGCTGCTCAAGGTGCTCGCGGCGGCCGAGCCGCTCTCGCTGCAGGCGCACCCGGATGCGGCTCGCGCGCGAGCGGGATTCGCGCGCGAGGACGCGGCGGGCGTCGACCGCGACGCGCCGCACCGCAACTACCGCGATCCGTTCCCCAAGCCCGAGCTGATCGTCGCCGTCACGCCGTTCGAGGCGCTGAGCGGCTTCCGGCCAACGGGCGAGGCCGTGCGCGTGCTCGAGGCGCTCGCGCGCGCCGACGCGCGGATCGTGCCCGTCGTCGCGCACGCGCGCTCGGGCGACGCGCTCGCATGGCTGCTCTCGGGAGCGCCCGAGGTGGCGCCCGCCGTCGCGGCCGCGCCGGCCGCCGCGCTCGCGGTCGCGGGCGAGCTGCCGGTCGAGGCCGACACCGTCGCGCGGCTCGCGGCGACGCACCCCGGTGACCCCGGCATCCTCGTCGCGCTCCTGCTCAACCGGCTCTCGCTCGCGCCCGGCGAGGCCCTCTACCTGCCCGCCGGCAACCTGCACGCGTACCTCGAGGGGCTCGGCATCGAGCTCATGGGCCCGAGCGACAACGTGCTGCGCGGCGGGCTCACGCCCAAGCACGTCGATGTCGCCGAGCTGCTCGCGGTCGTCGACCCGACGCCGCTGGCCGACCCCCGGCTGCCCGCGGTCGAGCTCGACGGTGCCATCGCCTACCGGCCCGCCGCGCCGTTCGAGCTGCGTCGGGTGCACGGCGAGCACCGCGTCGCCGAGGGTCGCGCGCTCGTGCTCGCGGTGCAGCCCGCGCGCGTCGAGGTCGACGGGGAGCGCCGCGAGCTCGCGTCGGGCGAGGGCGCATGGATCGACAGCGGCGCGGCGTGGGTGGTCGACTCGGGCGAGGCTTGGGTGGCCCTCGAGCGCGACACGCCGGACGTCGCTGCGGGCTAG
- a CDS encoding acyl-CoA dehydrogenase family protein, whose product MTFTPLTSDFYGFAADLSEAEQASLAEIRAFMDDEVRPVIDEHWHADAFPMQLIPGIAALGVVGPGWAESARFENSAVYRGWVALEMSRIDASVSTFVGVQNGLVAGSIGVCGSAEQRAEWLPRLADCSVVGAFGLTEPLSGSDAAQGLRTTARRDGDEWVIDGAKRWIGNATHADVVVVWAKDTEDGQVKGFIVPTDSPGFTATKIERKISLRMVQNADIVLDGVRVPESMRLQGAASFRDTARVLRLTRAEVAWSAVGVMIGAYEAAVRYTTEREQFGKPLAGHQLVQDLLAKSLGHITASIALCVQVSRMLDEGRQEDAHSALAKAYATTRMREVVSWCREVCGGNGIVTDYDVARFFADAEALYTYEGTAQMNALIVGRAISGTSAFA is encoded by the coding sequence ATGACGTTCACGCCGCTCACGAGCGACTTCTACGGCTTCGCCGCCGACCTGAGCGAGGCCGAGCAGGCCTCGCTCGCCGAGATCCGCGCCTTCATGGATGACGAGGTGCGGCCGGTGATCGACGAGCACTGGCACGCCGACGCGTTCCCGATGCAGCTCATCCCCGGCATCGCGGCGCTGGGCGTGGTCGGGCCGGGGTGGGCCGAGAGCGCCCGGTTCGAGAACTCGGCGGTCTACCGCGGCTGGGTCGCCCTCGAGATGAGCCGCATCGACGCATCCGTCTCGACCTTCGTCGGCGTGCAGAACGGCTTGGTCGCGGGCTCGATCGGCGTGTGCGGGAGCGCCGAGCAGCGCGCCGAGTGGCTGCCGAGGCTCGCCGACTGCTCGGTCGTGGGCGCGTTCGGCCTCACGGAGCCGCTCTCGGGCTCCGACGCCGCCCAGGGCCTGCGGACGACCGCGCGCCGCGACGGCGACGAGTGGGTCATCGACGGCGCCAAGCGCTGGATCGGCAACGCGACCCACGCGGATGTCGTGGTCGTCTGGGCGAAGGACACCGAGGACGGCCAGGTCAAGGGCTTCATCGTGCCCACGGACAGCCCCGGGTTCACCGCCACGAAGATCGAGCGCAAGATCTCGCTCCGCATGGTGCAGAACGCCGACATCGTGCTCGACGGCGTGCGCGTGCCCGAGTCGATGCGCCTGCAGGGGGCTGCGAGCTTCCGCGACACCGCGCGCGTGCTGCGGCTCACCCGCGCCGAGGTCGCGTGGAGCGCCGTCGGCGTCATGATCGGCGCGTACGAGGCGGCGGTGCGCTACACGACCGAGCGGGAGCAGTTCGGCAAGCCGCTCGCCGGCCACCAGCTCGTGCAGGACCTGCTGGCGAAGTCGCTCGGCCACATCACCGCGTCGATCGCGCTGTGCGTGCAGGTGTCGCGGATGCTCGACGAGGGCCGGCAGGAGGACGCGCACTCGGCGCTCGCGAAGGCCTATGCGACGACGCGGATGCGCGAGGTCGTCTCGTGGTGCCGCGAGGTCTGCGGCGGCAACGGCATCGTCACGGACTACGACGTCGCGCGCTTCTTCGCCGACGCGGAGGCGCTCTACACCTACGAGGGCACGGCGCAGATGAATGCGCTGATCGTCGGACGGGCGATCAGCGGGACGTCGGCGTTCGCCTGA
- a CDS encoding polyprenol monophosphomannose synthase, translated as MRVVVLVPTYNELEALPVTMDRLLSAAPGVEVLVIDDASPDGTGALADAMAAADARVTVLHRARKEGLGAAYLHGMRVALERGADAVVEFDADGSHPADAVPRMLARLEAGADLVIGSRWVPGGGIADWPWQRQLISRAGNLYAKVMLGSPVHDMTAGCRAYTAELLRRIPLAEVRSQGYCFQIDMTRRAQEAGAVVEEVPILFRERELGTSKMTPGIVREALTSVTGWAVGRAARRFAELLGVRRTPTFR; from the coding sequence ATGCGCGTCGTCGTCCTGGTGCCCACCTACAACGAGCTCGAGGCGCTGCCGGTGACGATGGACCGCCTGCTGAGCGCGGCGCCCGGGGTCGAGGTGCTCGTGATCGACGACGCGAGCCCCGACGGCACGGGCGCGCTCGCCGACGCGATGGCGGCTGCCGACGCGCGCGTGACGGTGCTCCACCGCGCCCGCAAGGAGGGACTCGGCGCCGCCTATCTGCACGGCATGCGCGTCGCGCTCGAGCGCGGGGCGGATGCGGTGGTCGAGTTCGACGCGGACGGGTCGCACCCCGCCGACGCGGTGCCGCGCATGCTGGCGCGCCTCGAGGCGGGCGCCGACCTCGTCATCGGCTCACGCTGGGTGCCCGGCGGGGGCATCGCCGACTGGCCGTGGCAGCGGCAGCTCATCTCGCGCGCCGGCAACCTCTACGCCAAGGTCATGCTCGGCTCGCCCGTGCACGACATGACGGCAGGGTGCCGCGCGTACACGGCCGAGCTGCTGCGACGCATCCCGCTCGCCGAGGTGCGCAGCCAGGGCTACTGCTTCCAGATCGACATGACGCGCCGCGCGCAGGAGGCGGGCGCGGTCGTCGAGGAGGTGCCGATCCTCTTCCGCGAGCGCGAGCTCGGCACCTCGAAGATGACGCCCGGCATCGTGCGCGAGGCGCTCACGAGCGTCACGGGCTGGGCGGTCGGGCGCGCCGCCCGCCGCTTCGCCGAGCTGCTCGGCGTCAGGCGAACGCCGACCTTCCGCTGA
- a CDS encoding O-antigen ligase family protein, whose amino-acid sequence MPGQTRRTILATWIVANAACGDAVRNVIGYPAWAGLVVATFVWVAIELVLLRVRLQRMPVTVVAFAVLAVVSSIWAISPLWSLVGSLVLLGTIASAVLIASLPYRTILDLTHWTMQGLIIASLLFEAFVALVLRKPLFPLWADYPPDVSGELHWSSGLLFEGGRVQGVMGNANLLGMVALIALVIAGCRAAAGLDRWWPVWVALPVVAQLVTRSATVLFAVGMVAVLAFLVVSWVRWRGATFYRIFGISIAVGLVCVGLILAHWESVTEFLGRDADMTGRFDIWGRVIDLGLTSPVVGVGYLGYWLPWVPPFDSLGEMHGMVYLQAHNVWLDVFMQLGIVGVLVWAALQYRAASNTLGALYRSPVGERALNTIPLLLWVALLVQGLAESRPWIEFGMMLLVIFVIGPLRRQIAPQAPRTEAIPAIR is encoded by the coding sequence GTGCCCGGGCAGACCAGGAGGACGATCCTCGCGACGTGGATCGTCGCCAACGCCGCATGCGGCGACGCGGTGCGCAACGTCATCGGCTACCCCGCGTGGGCCGGCCTGGTCGTCGCGACCTTCGTCTGGGTCGCGATCGAGCTCGTGCTGCTGCGCGTGCGGCTCCAGCGGATGCCCGTCACGGTCGTCGCGTTCGCCGTCCTCGCGGTCGTGTCGTCGATCTGGGCGATCTCGCCCCTGTGGTCGCTCGTGGGCTCGCTCGTGCTGCTCGGCACCATCGCGAGCGCCGTGCTCATCGCCTCGCTCCCGTACCGCACCATCCTCGACCTGACGCACTGGACGATGCAGGGGCTCATCATCGCCTCGCTGCTGTTCGAGGCCTTCGTCGCCCTCGTGCTGCGGAAGCCCCTCTTCCCGCTGTGGGCCGACTATCCGCCCGACGTCAGCGGCGAGCTGCACTGGTCGAGCGGGCTGCTGTTCGAAGGCGGCCGCGTGCAGGGCGTCATGGGCAACGCCAACCTGCTCGGCATGGTCGCGCTCATCGCGCTCGTCATCGCGGGCTGCCGCGCCGCCGCCGGCCTCGACCGCTGGTGGCCGGTGTGGGTCGCGCTCCCGGTCGTCGCGCAGCTCGTCACGCGCAGCGCCACGGTGCTCTTCGCCGTCGGGATGGTCGCGGTGCTCGCGTTCCTCGTCGTGTCATGGGTGCGGTGGCGCGGCGCGACCTTCTACCGCATCTTCGGCATCTCGATCGCGGTCGGGCTGGTGTGCGTCGGCCTCATCCTCGCCCACTGGGAGTCGGTGACCGAGTTCCTCGGCCGCGACGCCGACATGACGGGACGCTTCGACATCTGGGGACGCGTGATCGACCTCGGCCTCACGAGTCCTGTCGTCGGCGTCGGCTACCTCGGCTACTGGCTGCCGTGGGTGCCGCCGTTCGACTCGCTCGGCGAGATGCACGGCATGGTCTACCTGCAGGCGCACAACGTGTGGCTCGACGTCTTCATGCAGCTCGGCATCGTCGGCGTGCTCGTGTGGGCGGCGCTGCAGTACCGCGCGGCCTCGAACACGCTCGGCGCGCTCTACCGCTCCCCCGTCGGCGAGCGCGCGCTCAACACCATCCCGCTGCTGCTGTGGGTCGCGCTGCTCGTGCAGGGCCTCGCCGAGTCGCGGCCGTGGATCGAGTTCGGCATGATGCTGCTCGTCATCTTCGTGATCGGCCCGCTGCGTCGGCAGATCGCGCCGCAGGCACCACGCACGGAGGCCATCCCAGCGATCCGCTGA
- a CDS encoding glycosyltransferase family 2 protein has product MRDDRTGSADAPRRVAAMLRAEIVRALAPAGGSVAPGYPGRLLVGPRTLPHARPGDVVWGGGLGDALERRLVAVDGVDHRGAAGPMADRAIREAGGDASLGVVGDPLLLLGDLFPERVGDRGAAAGIGVVADVDDAEIEAVEGARRIVLEEDPWRSAEALAGCASIVTSSADVLAIADGLGVPVRLVRDAGTLRAHLDDHAFATGRGRTALAASVAEAMQDEPLAPAAFDAEALRAAFPAELWRTPRVSVVVPTANVATWVDECLDSLMTQELDDLEVIVVDDRSSDDTVALARAAARRDRRIRVVAGAVAGGGSARNLGVDLARGEYLAFADGDDLVPEGAYRALTEAGDRSGSDLVLGRFLKFSASKTWDPTRSWSVFKEDREAVDLVGEPSIIRGRACWNKLYRASWFRDEGIRFPDVPRSNDIVPVVTAYVRARTIDIVRDRVYLYRDRPGGTSMTAKAGQLRGLRSYLTQECLCLDLVRGTGDARLLDEYTRMIVQSDGWVLVTRVLEALTESSPEDEAAIADRMRALLGGLSPDALATLPMERAIVFSLIASGDLRGAKAAHAEHNLLDAARAIGGLERLVAASDALDAADADPALHSVLALASARVALAEVQSRARDAASAAAAVASIASRAPENGPRRDPRMGVVVEASLAGRHGVLERLSAVGGGGVVARTARRLGGGVQVEGEAPVALAGARLTVLAEPDAGGPVHALGQIEISDVEGEGSWSFAIGPGALADGVWRLQIAAGDDAAGPEAAFLSRLRWSAQPFSETSSRADRVAVHGRVGERYEVKLHAFPAAPRRAARAVARRLDPRLQRVVARAITGARSAAGRIQPSSASEANRAGD; this is encoded by the coding sequence GTGCGTGACGATCGTACCGGCAGCGCCGATGCGCCGCGGCGCGTCGCCGCGATGCTGCGCGCGGAGATCGTGCGCGCGCTCGCACCGGCGGGTGGCTCCGTCGCTCCCGGCTATCCGGGCCGGCTGCTCGTCGGCCCGCGCACGCTGCCCCACGCCCGCCCGGGAGACGTCGTCTGGGGCGGTGGCCTCGGCGATGCGCTCGAGCGGCGCCTGGTCGCCGTCGACGGCGTCGACCACCGCGGCGCCGCGGGTCCGATGGCCGATCGGGCGATCCGCGAGGCGGGCGGCGACGCGTCGCTCGGTGTCGTGGGCGACCCGCTGCTGCTGCTCGGCGACCTGTTCCCCGAGCGCGTCGGGGATCGCGGCGCCGCAGCGGGGATCGGCGTCGTCGCCGACGTCGACGACGCGGAGATCGAGGCGGTCGAGGGCGCGCGGCGGATCGTGCTCGAGGAGGATCCCTGGCGCAGCGCCGAGGCGCTCGCCGGCTGCGCGTCGATCGTGACGTCGTCCGCCGACGTCCTCGCCATCGCCGACGGGCTCGGGGTGCCGGTGCGCCTGGTGCGCGATGCCGGCACGCTCCGCGCCCACCTCGACGATCACGCGTTCGCGACCGGGCGTGGACGGACGGCCCTCGCCGCATCCGTCGCCGAGGCGATGCAGGACGAGCCGCTCGCGCCGGCGGCGTTCGACGCCGAGGCGCTGCGGGCCGCCTTCCCGGCCGAGCTGTGGCGCACGCCGCGCGTCTCGGTCGTCGTGCCGACCGCCAACGTCGCGACCTGGGTCGACGAGTGCCTCGACTCACTGATGACCCAGGAGCTCGACGACCTCGAGGTCATCGTCGTCGACGACCGCTCGTCGGACGACACGGTCGCGCTCGCCCGCGCGGCCGCGCGCCGCGACCGCCGCATCCGCGTCGTCGCCGGCGCCGTGGCAGGCGGTGGCAGCGCGCGCAACCTCGGCGTCGATCTCGCCCGCGGCGAGTACCTCGCGTTCGCCGACGGCGACGACCTCGTGCCCGAGGGCGCCTACCGCGCGCTCACGGAGGCGGGGGACCGCAGCGGGAGCGACCTGGTCCTGGGGCGCTTCCTGAAGTTCTCGGCGTCGAAGACATGGGATCCGACGCGCTCGTGGAGCGTCTTCAAGGAGGACCGAGAGGCGGTCGACCTCGTCGGCGAGCCCTCGATCATCCGCGGCCGCGCGTGCTGGAACAAGCTCTATCGCGCGAGCTGGTTCCGCGACGAGGGCATCCGGTTCCCCGACGTGCCGCGGTCGAACGACATCGTGCCGGTCGTCACGGCCTACGTGCGCGCCCGCACGATCGACATCGTGCGCGACCGCGTCTACCTCTACCGCGACCGCCCGGGCGGCACGTCGATGACGGCGAAGGCCGGCCAGCTGCGCGGGCTGCGCAGCTACCTCACGCAGGAGTGCCTGTGCCTCGACCTCGTGCGGGGCACGGGCGACGCGAGGCTCCTCGACGAGTACACGCGCATGATCGTGCAGTCGGACGGCTGGGTGCTCGTCACGCGCGTGCTCGAGGCGCTCACGGAGTCGTCCCCCGAGGACGAGGCCGCGATCGCCGACCGCATGCGCGCGCTCCTCGGCGGGCTCTCGCCGGATGCGCTCGCGACCCTCCCGATGGAGCGGGCCATCGTGTTCTCGCTCATCGCCAGCGGCGACCTGCGCGGCGCGAAGGCCGCGCACGCCGAGCACAACCTGCTCGACGCCGCCCGGGCCATCGGGGGCCTCGAGCGCCTCGTCGCCGCCTCCGACGCGCTCGACGCGGCCGATGCCGACCCCGCGCTGCACAGCGTGCTCGCCCTCGCATCCGCCCGGGTCGCGCTCGCCGAGGTGCAGTCGCGCGCCCGCGACGCCGCCTCCGCAGCTGCGGCCGTCGCGAGCATCGCGTCGCGCGCGCCCGAGAACGGCCCGCGCCGCGACCCGCGCATGGGCGTCGTGGTGGAGGCGAGCCTCGCCGGCCGCCACGGCGTGCTCGAGCGGCTGAGCGCTGTGGGCGGCGGTGGCGTGGTCGCGCGCACGGCGCGGCGCCTCGGCGGCGGCGTGCAGGTCGAGGGCGAGGCGCCGGTCGCCCTCGCCGGCGCTCGGCTGACCGTGCTCGCAGAGCCGGATGCGGGTGGTCCCGTGCACGCGCTCGGCCAGATCGAGATCAGCGACGTCGAGGGCGAGGGCTCGTGGTCGTTCGCGATCGGCCCCGGCGCGCTCGCAGACGGCGTCTGGCGCCTCCAGATCGCGGCGGGCGACGATGCGGCGGGCCCGGAGGCGGCGTTCCTGTCGCGCCTGCGCTGGTCGGCGCAGCCCTTCTCCGAGACGTCGTCGCGCGCCGACCGCGTCGCGGTGCACGGCCGCGTCGGGGAGCGCTACGAGGTGAAGCTGCACGCCTTCCCTGCGGCGCCGCGCCGCGCGGCGCGCGCCGTCGCGCGGCGCCTCGATCCGCGCCTGCAGCGCGTCGTCGCGCGCGCGATCACGGGCGCGAGGAGCGCCGCGGGGCGGATTCAGCCCAGCAGCGCGAGCGAGGCGAACCGCGCCGGCGACTGA
- a CDS encoding acyltransferase family protein, producing MQGLRMIAVVSVIANHLAGWPVGGFVGVDVFFVISGFLITGLLVREHERTGRISFVDFYRRRIKRLMPAALLVLAVTVIGSVYLLPQPRAIAAAIDAAFAALFTVNWRLAVVGTDYFEAGQPPSPLQHYWSLSVEEQFYVVWPIVMVLMLWIAGRLRGDRLGRRRVLLAAASLIAVASFAWALLETATNPSFAYFSTLARAWELGIGAVLAIIVQTTRLRIPPAIAPWAGLAGTAGIIASCFLVLPEPGFPAPAGLLPVLSTALVIWAGVEGGERYERVNALLTNRVSHFLGDISYSLYLWHFPVIILGAALLPQESPMFLALALVATLLLSWASYAWVEDPARRSSWLTSDWRWRPRVVVGWAVGAAVVLGAGALVTTEITRPAEAVQPERVAPVDCFGANYLANGCSPEDVTGEITPAVDVMAEDTGGAYACWRVQGGPLQSCTYGSESEDALRVALVGDSHAAMLMPGLLPELEDRDWRMDTYLGYGCQWRDGGEASDCAPLMPEIDERLTSGDYDLIITSAARWATSDGAAEGFASAWADAIEAGSRVVAVADVPTVSEETLACLQRVGGDPFDCSTPVAEASQPADPLVAAAALEPRAGLVEVADRYCTDAGCPGVIGGVVVYRDGVSHTTGTYMRSFGPELVDRIRAAAGL from the coding sequence ATCCAGGGGCTCCGCATGATCGCGGTGGTGAGCGTCATCGCCAACCACCTCGCGGGCTGGCCCGTCGGCGGCTTCGTGGGCGTCGACGTGTTCTTCGTCATCTCCGGCTTCCTCATCACCGGCCTCCTGGTGCGCGAGCACGAGCGCACCGGCCGCATCTCGTTCGTCGACTTCTACCGCCGGCGCATCAAGCGCCTCATGCCCGCCGCGCTCCTCGTGCTCGCGGTGACGGTGATCGGCTCGGTCTACCTGCTGCCGCAGCCGCGCGCGATCGCCGCCGCGATCGATGCCGCGTTCGCCGCGCTGTTCACGGTCAACTGGCGCCTCGCCGTCGTCGGCACCGACTACTTCGAGGCCGGCCAGCCGCCGTCGCCGCTGCAGCACTACTGGTCGCTGTCGGTCGAGGAGCAGTTCTACGTCGTGTGGCCCATCGTGATGGTGCTCATGCTGTGGATCGCGGGACGGCTCCGCGGCGACCGGCTGGGGCGACGCCGCGTGCTGCTGGCGGCCGCGAGCCTCATCGCCGTCGCTTCGTTCGCGTGGGCGCTGCTCGAGACCGCGACGAACCCCTCGTTCGCGTACTTCTCGACCCTCGCTCGCGCCTGGGAGCTCGGCATCGGCGCGGTGCTGGCGATCATCGTGCAGACCACGAGGCTCCGGATCCCGCCCGCGATCGCGCCGTGGGCCGGACTGGCAGGCACGGCGGGCATCATCGCGAGCTGCTTCCTGGTGCTTCCGGAGCCGGGCTTCCCCGCGCCCGCCGGCCTGCTGCCGGTGCTCTCGACGGCGCTCGTGATCTGGGCGGGCGTGGAGGGCGGAGAGCGCTACGAGCGCGTCAACGCGCTGCTCACCAACCGCGTCTCGCACTTCCTCGGCGACATCTCCTACTCGCTCTACCTGTGGCACTTCCCGGTGATCATCCTCGGCGCAGCGCTCCTGCCGCAGGAGTCGCCGATGTTCCTCGCGCTCGCGCTCGTGGCGACGCTGCTGCTGTCGTGGGCGTCGTACGCGTGGGTCGAGGACCCAGCGCGACGCTCCTCCTGGCTCACCTCTGACTGGCGGTGGCGGCCGCGCGTGGTCGTGGGATGGGCGGTCGGGGCCGCGGTCGTGCTCGGCGCGGGCGCGCTCGTGACGACCGAGATCACCCGGCCCGCAGAGGCGGTGCAGCCCGAGCGCGTCGCTCCTGTGGACTGCTTCGGCGCGAACTACCTCGCGAACGGCTGCTCCCCGGAGGACGTCACCGGCGAGATCACGCCGGCGGTCGACGTCATGGCCGAGGACACCGGCGGTGCGTACGCCTGCTGGCGGGTCCAGGGAGGCCCGCTGCAGTCGTGCACCTACGGGTCCGAGTCGGAGGACGCGCTGCGCGTCGCGCTCGTCGGCGACAGCCACGCCGCGATGCTCATGCCCGGCCTGCTCCCCGAGCTCGAGGATCGCGACTGGCGCATGGACACCTACCTCGGCTACGGCTGCCAGTGGCGCGACGGCGGCGAGGCGAGCGACTGCGCACCGCTCATGCCCGAGATCGACGAGCGGCTCACGAGCGGCGACTACGACCTCATCATCACGAGCGCGGCCCGATGGGCGACGAGCGACGGCGCTGCAGAGGGCTTCGCCTCGGCGTGGGCGGACGCGATCGAAGCGGGATCGCGCGTCGTCGCGGTCGCCGACGTGCCGACCGTCTCCGAGGAGACCCTCGCCTGCCTGCAGCGCGTGGGCGGCGACCCGTTCGACTGCAGCACGCCGGTCGCGGAAGCCTCGCAGCCGGCCGACCCGCTCGTCGCGGCGGCCGCGCTCGAGCCGCGCGCCGGCCTCGTCGAAGTGGCCGATCGGTACTGCACGGATGCGGGGTGCCCGGGCGTCATCGGTGGCGTCGTCGTGTACCGCGACGGCGTGAGCCACACCACGGGCACCTACATGCGCAGCTTCGGCCCCGAGCTCGTCGACCGCATCCGCGCCGCGGCCGGGCTGTGA
- a CDS encoding ABC transporter permease, with the protein MSASAERAVPGARRITLNLLKNLTLREIRSEYKRTALGRVWSLINPLAQVAIYGIVFGLIFGAEADPGINSGIHLFALWLGVGIVTWGFINVGIREAMQSFLGYQGLLKKVALPRWTLPASKVLSRAATYLTEIAAVAVICGVLGGWEILLRIWMLVPLIALTVVFIYGIGLVLAIGIVYFRDIEHFWGIITQIFFYASGVMIPVRTVATVQERLDESGYRFLGGPVPLQAAFEANPVFQFLTAYRRVVYDFAFPEWQLLLSLTLWAAGTLIVGLFVYTRFQAKIVEEL; encoded by the coding sequence ATGTCGGCGAGCGCTGAGCGTGCGGTCCCTGGGGCTCGGCGCATCACGCTCAACCTGCTCAAGAACCTCACGCTGCGGGAGATCCGTTCCGAGTACAAGCGCACCGCGCTCGGCCGGGTCTGGTCGCTCATCAACCCGCTCGCGCAGGTCGCGATCTACGGCATCGTCTTCGGCCTCATCTTCGGCGCCGAAGCCGACCCGGGCATCAACTCCGGCATCCACCTCTTCGCCCTCTGGCTCGGCGTCGGCATCGTCACGTGGGGCTTCATCAACGTCGGCATCCGCGAGGCGATGCAGTCGTTCCTCGGCTACCAGGGCCTGCTGAAGAAGGTCGCGCTGCCGCGGTGGACGCTGCCCGCCTCGAAGGTGCTCTCGCGCGCGGCGACCTACCTCACGGAGATCGCTGCGGTCGCCGTGATCTGCGGCGTCCTCGGCGGCTGGGAGATCCTGCTGCGCATCTGGATGCTCGTGCCGCTCATCGCCCTGACGGTCGTGTTCATCTACGGCATCGGCCTCGTGCTCGCGATCGGCATCGTGTACTTCCGCGACATCGAGCACTTCTGGGGCATCATCACCCAGATCTTCTTCTACGCATCCGGCGTCATGATCCCGGTGCGGACGGTCGCGACCGTGCAGGAGCGCCTCGACGAGTCCGGCTACCGGTTCCTCGGCGGCCCCGTGCCGCTCCAGGCGGCGTTCGAGGCCAACCCGGTGTTCCAGTTCCTCACCGCGTACCGCCGCGTCGTCTACGACTTCGCCTTCCCCGAGTGGCAGCTGCTGCTCTCGCTCACGCTGTGGGCCGCGGGCACGCTCATCGTCGGGCTGTTCGTTTACACCCGCTTCCAGGCCAAGATCGTCGAGGAGCTCTGA